The proteins below are encoded in one region of Silene latifolia isolate original U9 population chromosome 2, ASM4854445v1, whole genome shotgun sequence:
- the LOC141644222 gene encoding uncharacterized protein LOC141644222 — protein MSVLTIKIMNPSHKECGHECLMCKLEWYNGSSEDEQEDEIEDSAPDSPPPNIVVPDSLDPEDLGTQVMETEFDDGFVWLSTSPENDDRPKSPDIPLADGLGCRSGAPDDRPKSESSCTKYANAYLKRMAAKRAKTPVKKPPAVEYVEDHSPSPSSKRLKAYCDVSIC, from the coding sequence ATGAGTGTTCTTACAATAAAAATAATGAATCCTTCACATAAAGAATGCGGTCATGAATGTTTGATGTGTAAGCTTGAATGGTATAATGGTTCATCTGAAGATGAGCAAGAAGATGAGATTGAAGACTCTGCGCCTGATTCACCTCCTCCAAACATCGTTGTTCCTGATTCCTTAGATCCTGAAGATTTAGGGACTCAGGTCATGGAGACGGAGTTCGATGATGGTTTTGTATGGTTATCTACCTCCCCTGAGAACGACGACCGTCCTAAGTCACCTGACATCCCACTTGCTGATGGTTTGGGTTGTAGATCTGGTGCACCTGATGACCGTCCTAAGTCTGAATCGTCATGCACTAAATATGCGAATGCTTATTTGAAGAGGATGGCTGCTAAACGTGCGAAAACACCTGTGAAAAAACCTCCAGCAGTTGAATATGTGGAGGATCATTCTCCATCACCAAGTTCAAAAAGATTGAAGGCTTATTGCGATG